A stretch of DNA from Actinomycetota bacterium:
TATGCGGCGCTTCCTCGGACTCGATCTTGGCGGCACCGATATCAAGGTCGCCGTTCTCGAGCAGGCGGCCGGCGCCGATCGGCCCCGGGTCACGTTCACCGCGCGACACGCCACGCATGCCGAACGTGGGCCCCGGGGCGTGACCGATCGCCTGATCGAGGTCGGGCATTCGACGATCGACGAAGTGGGCCCGGTCGAGACGGCGGGGCTCGGCGTTCCCGGTCTCTTCGATGCCGACACCGGGAAGATCCTGCTGTTTCCGAATCTCCCGGGACCGTGGCCTGGTCATTCGTTGCGCGATCCCGTCGGGGATGGACTGGGCGTTCCAACGGCACTCATCAACGATGCTCGAGCCTTTCTTCTCGCCGAGGGGACTCTTGGGGCCGGTAGACACTGCCGGATCGTCATCGGGCTCACGCTTGGAACAGGCATCGGGGGTGGCATCATGATCGATGGACACATTCATCTCGGTGCCTTCGGAACGGCCGGAGAGGTCGGGCACCAGATCATCGTGCCGGATG
This window harbors:
- a CDS encoding ROK family protein — encoded protein: MSMRRFLGLDLGGTDIKVAVLEQAAGADRPRVTFTARHATHAERGPRGVTDRLIEVGHSTIDEVGPVETAGLGVPGLFDADTGKILLFPNLPGPWPGHSLRDPVGDGLGVPTALINDARAFLLAEGTLGAGRHCRIVIGLTLGTGIGGGIMIDGHIHLGAFGTAGEVGHQIIVPDGPLCGCGNRGCLEALARAQALADMVGVPDVKTVCERAAAGDRKSLAAIDTVAGYIGTGLANVITLLGPDCIVIGGGIMNAGEIVLEPIRRATRARVRLAPVDEIEIVPTEFGISAGAIGAALAGRAQLDVR